The Bacillus sp. (in: firmicutes) genomic sequence GAAAAACAAAAATATACGTTTTAAATTAAATAATCTTAGACGAAATAGGGGTTGCCCAAAAATGGACAACCTCTTTTGCTAATTTTAATAATTCCTCTAGGTCTCTTAAATGATATTTGCAAGCTATAACTAAACCTTTCGCATAGTATTTTGTATCATTAAAAGCTCCAAATTCAGCTGTAACTTCATTCCTTCCAATTACTTTTTTCGTTTTTTCAATACAATTTTCTAATTGCTGAATATAATCCTTCATTCATATCCGAAGGGTAAAAACAAGTCGTATGAACATATTAATTTTGAAATCATTGATGATAACACGGTTGTTGTAGAAATTGCAGATGATGCTTTATTTGTGGATAAACGTGTTTTTTATAGGGAAGTATTATTTATCTCGGAGTATACAAATGGAAAAATAAGTGATGACCAATTAGATTGGTATAATCATAATGAATTTAAACCTAAAATTAGTAATTATATAGATAGCTCATTGGATGTAGCTGTTGAAAAAAGTATTCAAGAAATGATTTCTTAAAGTAACTGAGGAGCTATTGTGATAGCAGTCCTATTTTTATTGAAGTAAAGGGGAAGTTTAGTGGAAAAAGGAATAATTTTAAACAATAAGCCTGTATCTATGATTACTTGGTAATCTAAGATACAGGTTGTGTATTTCAGTTATAATTGTATGGATGCTCTCTTTACGAATATTTATAAAAATCAATTAAAGATTAAACGCCGATTAGAAGAGAATCTTTGTTAAAATAAATATTTTCTTAAAATTGAACCTATTATGTTTTGATAATCGTCTAATAGCAGAATTTGAAGTTGGTTGAAAGGGAGGGTAGTAGAATGGACAAATCAGAAAAAGATTACGTATTAGAAAAAATAATGATTGAATACGGTAATGAATTGGTACGATTGGCATTTTCTTATGTGAAAGATGCCGAGATAGCTAAGGATCTGGTTCAAAATACGTTTATTAAATGTTACAAAAACCTTGATTCGTTTCGTTATGACGCACAAATCAAAACATGGCTCTATCGTATCACCATTAACGAATGTAAAGATTATTTAAAAAGTTGGAATTACAAAATGGTTCAAGTAAAAAGTTTTATAAATGAAACAGCCAAGTCAGTATTACCATCAGTAGAAAAATCAGTTATTGATCAATACAATAACGAACAAATGAAAGAGACGATCAT encodes the following:
- a CDS encoding sigma-70 family RNA polymerase sigma factor, with the protein product MDKSEKDYVLEKIMIEYGNELVRLAFSYVKDAEIAKDLVQNTFIKCYKNLDSFRYDAQIKTWLYRITINECKDYLKSWNYKMVQVKSFINETAKSVLPSVEKSVIDQYNNEQMKETIISLPKKYREVVYLYYHDSLKTDEISKVLNIPVNTVKTRLRRAKQRLESMLKEAELNER